The Belonocnema kinseyi isolate 2016_QV_RU_SX_M_011 chromosome 1, B_treatae_v1, whole genome shotgun sequence genomic interval TAGATTTCGCTTTTAGTGCCTTCGGCTTTGGCGCTTTGGGCTTGCCTTCAGCATCAGCTTTCTTCGTTACTGGCAACTTGAAAGATCCAGCAGCTCCTACCCTTTTGGTCTGAACTAAAGCACCACTAGCCACGGCAGATTTCAGATATTTCTTGATGAAATGGGCCTGAGATTTTGGGTCAACCAGGTACTTGGCAGCAATGAACTTTTTGACAGCCTGGAGAGAAGATCCTTTGCGTTCCTTAAGCTCCTCAACCGCGGTCAAAACAATCTGAGATGCTGGTGGATGAGAGGCTTTGGCAATTTTAGGTTTAGCAGTCTTAGGCTTAGATGCTACTTTTTTTGCCGGGGATTTCTTCACTGGCGTAGCAGGAGCAGGTGCTGTAGTAACTTCAACCATGGTGAGAGGATTTGAATCTTCGTAACAAAACACGAGAGAGAGTAACGTATTCACTAAAGAGGTACGAGACGATatgcaaaaaatcattttttcattttcataaaagcATTTATTGATCAAGTATTTTACATAGATGGTGTATACAAATGAGGATTTTAATTTGTAGTATCTATCCTTGTCGGAATAAGGCTACtttaattttagattataataataatgtttcgCATGTGTCAAGTGATATTGCACTTATGTAATAAGATAATATTTaggagaaaatttaaacaaaactttgtAAATGTTGGTGGACCTTAACCTAAAAAGAACTGTACACTATTTACATTAATGAAGAGGATACTTAATTATTCAAATCCTACCTTACAGGAAGATATGATGAGGGAGtttgtgttttattttgaaatgcgCAGTTTCACTATTTATTAATGGGACATTTCTAATTGACTCAAtatcattcaattgtttttcgTAGAAGTTTTTTGTTAACATATAAACTTGGTCTTTAATATTTCTAATAGAGAACTTCTCATGTAATTCCTTAATTGTTTTGGAATCGTCTATCATTTTCAGGcatttattttgaagcctttgtAACTTATCGTAGTTAGATGTATAGGTGCTACTCCAGACGGGAGCTGCGTATAACATTATGGGTCTTATTATTGTTttatagattattaatttattattttcgcttAAGCCACTAACCTTTACACAATAATGGGTAGAGCATACCTATGGATTTGTATCCATTCTTACATGCCTCTGTGACTTGTTTTCCGAACCTAAGAGATTTATCCAGGTGTAGGCCTAAGTAACTAACGGATTTGCTAATTTCAACGTCATGATTAAACATTCTTAGAACTAAGGGTGTGCCTTTGTATTTTCTTTTCGCAAATACTATCAATTCAGTCTTTTCAGCATTAATTTTGAGTTGccatgtttcgaaatatttttctaaagctactacatgtctttttaaatattcaatagacATGTCCCTTTGGAAAGAAGTTGCAAAGATAGCCGTATCGTCGGCGAACACAGCCTTTCTGGTATCTTTGGTCGAAGGTATGTCGTTAACATAGTAAATAAAATATCTTGGTCCCAATATGGACCCTTGCGGAACACCGGCCTTGGCATAATGGCAATCAGAATGAGTATTATTAACCTG includes:
- the LOC117178998 gene encoding histone H1A, sperm-like yields the protein MVEVTTAPAPATPVKKSPAKKVASKPKTAKPKIAKASHPPASQIVLTAVEELKERKGSSLQAVKKFIAAKYLVDPKSQAHFIKKYLKSAVASGALVQTKRVGAAGSFKLPVTKKADAEGKPKAPKPKALKAKSKPSAAKKSLKKAPKNKKTIAPKAAKAAKPKTAAKKPAINKKTDKAPTSKPKSLKARKAPASRGTPKK